The Haemophilus parainfluenzae genome window below encodes:
- the secF gene encoding protein translocase subunit SecF, giving the protein MRLFAKDKNGHFIREVNGIKLPFPLTEFMKVRFVGYAFSAILMAISLFFIVTKGFNWGLDFTGGVVFDTHFSQPADLEKIRGTLNQNGIASPIVQTTGSVQDVMIRLPADNNDSAIGDHVKSMLQTIDPNIHINSIEFVGPNVGEELAQGAVYATLATLAMMLIYVGSRFEWRLGFGGIASLAHDVVITLGVFSALQVEMDLTFVAAILSVVGYSINDSIVVFDRVRENFRKIRRVETIDIIDISLTQTLSRTIMTSLTTLLVVIALFFFGGPSIHNFSLALLIGIGFGTYSSIFIAIAIAYDIGLRREHMISPKVDKEVDDLP; this is encoded by the coding sequence ATGAGATTATTTGCAAAAGATAAAAACGGACATTTTATCCGTGAAGTGAATGGGATTAAATTGCCATTCCCTCTCACTGAATTTATGAAAGTGAGATTTGTGGGATACGCATTTTCTGCGATTTTAATGGCGATTTCCCTCTTCTTCATTGTGACAAAAGGCTTCAACTGGGGCTTGGATTTTACCGGTGGTGTGGTATTTGATACTCACTTCTCACAACCGGCTGATTTAGAGAAAATCCGTGGCACATTAAATCAAAATGGTATTGCAAGCCCGATTGTACAAACAACTGGTTCTGTACAAGACGTGATGATCCGATTACCAGCTGACAATAACGATTCTGCCATTGGTGATCACGTTAAAAGCATGCTTCAAACGATTGATCCAAATATTCATATTAACAGTATTGAATTTGTGGGTCCAAACGTCGGTGAAGAACTGGCTCAAGGTGCTGTTTATGCGACCCTTGCGACTTTGGCAATGATGTTAATTTACGTTGGCTCACGTTTTGAATGGCGTTTAGGTTTTGGTGGTATTGCCTCACTTGCGCATGATGTGGTGATTACACTCGGTGTATTCTCTGCATTACAAGTCGAAATGGATTTAACCTTCGTGGCAGCAATTCTTTCCGTTGTAGGTTATTCCATCAACGATAGTATCGTGGTATTCGACCGTGTGCGTGAAAACTTCCGCAAAATTCGCCGTGTAGAAACCATTGATATTATTGATATTTCCCTAACGCAAACCTTATCGAGAACCATCATGACATCTCTCACAACGCTTCTTGTTGTGATTGCCTTGTTCTTCTTTGGTGGTCCATCAATTCATAACTTCTCATTAGCGTTATTAATTGGTATCGGTTTTGGTACTTACTCATCAATCTTTATCGCGATTGCGATTGCTTATGATATCGGCCTACGCCGTGAACATATGATTTCACCAAAAGTGGATAAAGAAGTCGATGATTTACCTTAA